In the Nicotiana tabacum cultivar K326 chromosome 16, ASM71507v2, whole genome shotgun sequence genome, one interval contains:
- the LOC107791445 gene encoding putative galacturonosyltransferase 10 yields MRRRNSDFRRPVRRRFSNVFWLTVCGLAILLLIILLSRETRDSSSRLVYTKRPYRHDRSGDGLNITEEMLRPESMARQLNDQISLAKAIVVIAKESNNLQFAWELSAQIRNSQMLLSNAASRRSPLTNRESENAIRDMALLLYQAQQFHYDSATMFMRLKAKIQSLEEQMNSFSEKSSKYGQIAAEEVPKSLYCLGVRLTAEWFRSSNLERKLKEEKQVAAKLVDTGLYHFCVFSDNILATSVVVNSTAMNSKNPDMVVFHLVTDEVNYAAMKAWFTMNSFRGVTVDVQKFEDFSWLNASYVPVLKQLQDSDTQNYYFSGNHDNSRTPIKFRNPKYLSMLNHLRFYIPEVFPALKKVVFLDDDVVVQKDLSALFSIDMNGNVNGAVETCMETFHRYHKYLNYSHPLIRQHFDPDACGWAFGMNVFDLVEWRKRNVTGIYHYWQEKNVDRTLWKLGTLPPGLLTFYGLTEALNPSWHVLGLGYTNVDSKLIEKGAVLHYNGNSKPWLKIGIEKYKPLWEKYVDYGHPLLQLCNFH; encoded by the exons ATGAGGAGGAGGAACTCGGATTTCCGGCGGCCGGTAAGGCGGCGATTCTCCAATGTGTTTTGGTTAACTGTGTGTGGATTGGCTATATTGCTGCTCATCATTTTGCTCAGCAGAGAAACTCGCGATTCATCGTCTAGATTGGTTTATACTAAG AGGCCATATAGACATGATAGAAGTGGGGATGGTCTCAACATCACTGAAGAAATGCTGAGGCCGGAATCAATGGCACGACAACTTAATGATCAGATTTCTCTCGCTAAGGCAATTGTCGTAATTGCAAAAGAAAGCAACAACCTTCAATTTGCATGGGAACTAAGCGCTCAAATCCGCAACTCACAGATGCTTCTTTCTAATGCTGCATCAAGAAGAAGTCCCTTGACGAACAGAGAATCAGAAAATGCAATTCGAGATATGGCACTTCTGCTTTACCAAGCCCAGCAATTTCACTATGACAGTGCAACCATGTTTATGAGACTGAAAGCTAAAATCCAAAGCCTTGAAGAACAGATGAACTCCTTCAGTGAGAAGAGTTCAAAATATGGACAAATAGCTGCTGAAGAAGTCCCTAAAAGTCTGTACTGCCTTGGTGTCCGGTTAACAGCTGAATGGTTCAGAAGTTCAAATTTGGAGAGAAAACTCAAGGAAGAAAAGCAAGTAGCTGCCAAACTTGTGGACACCGGTCTGTATCATTTCTGTGTATTTTCTGACAACATCCTTGCAACTTCAGTTGTGGTGAATTCAACAGCTATGAATTCCAAGAATCCTGATATGGTCGTCTTCCACCTTGTAACTGACGAGGTGAACTACGCTGCAATGAAGGCATGGTTCACCATGAACAGTTTCCGAGGAGTGACTGTTGATGTACAGAAGTTTGAAGACTTTAGTTGGTTAAATGCTTCATATGTACCTGTTCTCAAACAACTTCAAGACTCTGACACCCAGAACTACTACTTCTCTGGCAACCATGATAACAGCCGAACTCCGATCAAGTTCAGAAACCCTAAATATCTATCTATGCTTAACCATCTGAGGTTCTATATTCCAGAAGTTTTTCCTGCACTGAAGAAGGTTGTATTtcttgatgatgatgttgtagtgCAGAAGGATCTTTCAGCTCTGTTCTCCATAGACATGAATGGCAATGTAAATGGTGCAGTGGAGACTTGCATGGAGACATTTCATAGATATCACAAGTACCTAAATTATTCTCACCCACTTATACGTCAACATTTTGATCCTGATGCATGTGGGTGGGCCTTCGGGATGAATGTTTTCGATTTGGTTGAGTGGCGAAAAAGGAATGTTACTGGCATATATCATTACTGGCAGGAAAAGAATGTCGACCGCACTTTGTGGAAGCTTGGCACACTACCACCTGGACTGCTGACCTTCTATGGATTGACAGAGGCTTTGAATCCTTCATGGCATGTCTTAGGTTTGGGTTACACGAATGTCGATTCCAAATTGATAGAAAAGGGGGCTGTGCTGCATTACAATGGTAACTCAAAACCCTGGTTGAAGATTGGTATCGAAAAGTACAAACCTCTTTGGGAAAAATATGTTGATTATGGTCATCCTTTATTACAACTTTGCAACTTTCACTAA